TTGATTAATTCAGAGGAAAGAGGGATAAAATAGATATGCTTTAACTGAAAAACTGAGTGTTGGCGCATTTCCTTTTTCATAATCATCTCATACTGATTTTGCCCTTTATTGCTATTGATATTGTTTCCGGGGGTTTCTTCCTTCGGGTATTCAACAATACCAGTAGCCAGAATTATGCCAACTTTGTCAAATTCTATCAATCCTTGTGTAATCAATTCAGCGTCTGCTAAAATTATCTTTTTGTTTCCTGTATTTTCAATGTATACTTTAAAAATCCAGGGAATTTCAAGAAAACCATTGAATCTATGCTTTTGATAAGAGGGGCCGGGCATCTGTAAAGTTTTTGAAAGTCTTTTTTCGCAAATATAATTAAAATAACTTTCTATCCATTCCATCTGACGCCAGTGCTGGTAATTAAAGTAAGCTAAATCAAAATCTTTTTTGTTTAAAAAAGATTTTTTATTTTCTTGCCCGAATCCATTTAACTGGTTCTCTACCATAAAATCGGGAGAAAAATCCTGAATTCCGTCAAAAAAAGTAGTACCACATACCTTTTCTCTCATCGGTACCTCTTTAGGTAAATATTTTTCGCATAAATAGCTAAAATAAAAATCTATCCACTCACTCTGTTCCCAACCTGGATAGCATTCCTCGGAAAGCTCCAATATTGCTTTTTTTGAATCCCATTCAGGAGAAATTATTTTTAAATGTTCACCAATTTTATGAGATAAGGATTTAAAATTCATAATCTCACCGCCTTTATTACTCAATTATCTTAAAAACTTCTCGTTTTTTAGTTCAAGGTTCTAATACCTTCTTTTAAAAATACCAATGCCTGGTATTTTTTTTAAATACTTAAAATTATGTTTATTTAGCATTCCATGTAGTGTAATGATTCGGTAATTCCCTTGTGTATTTCATACCAGAAATTTAATGCTGCAGTCTTTGAATTTTCTTCAAAACATTTAATCCAGGAATCAAGTTCTTTACTTTTTTCACCACCTGTAACTTGTTTTCTCTTTAAAAAAGTATAGATAAAGTCAATATTTCTTTCTGACTCCCAAAAAATTGATGAATTACGGCTATTAATATGGCATGCAGTTTTATGTACCTTTTCTAAAAAAAGGTCATGCATATCAAATAATGAGCCTATTATCTCCGGTGCCATCTCTTCCGCCCATTGCCTGTGAAAACGGCATATACCAAAAGTATCTAATATCAGCTCCTGCTCTAACCGTTTAGCATTTATCCTTCCCAATTCTCTGGGGGGAATAAATGAATCACCGTAAAACATATAATATTTACCCATAATAGCCATTGGAGATAGTACACCCGGAGTCCAGTATTGATTAGGAACCATCCACCCCTTGCCGGCAAAGGAATTAAAAACAAAATGATTAATAATCCTTTTATCTTTAAATCGACTTAGCTCCTTGGCTAACTCTCTGGCTCCATGGCTTAAGTCCAGGTAATTTTCCTGCTTTATTATTTTATTTAATAGGACAATTCCTAAATCAGCATTATGCATAGAATCAGTTTCCACTGAAAAATTTTTCATAGTAAACACTGGTTTGTCCTTAATTCCCAGATCTGATGGTTCAATCAGGTCACTGTCAAGACAATCCATCAGCCAGGAAAGGATTCCCCCTATTGCAATGGCATCAAATCCATAACAATCAGCCTGCCGAACCAGCTTCTCAGCAGCTCTCTGGTCAAAGATACCGCATAGAGGACCCAATGCCTGATATGGTTCATAGTCTTTCTTGTAAACATCTCTCATTTTCTTACAAACAGCAGCACAAGGCTCTCCACAGGTTTTTTGTAATTTTTTCTGAATTGTTTCCTCATTAAATTGTTTTAAATAATGATTTAAAATATACTTTTTATGGATATCAATCCTTTCTTCCTCCTGCATATAAATACTTCGATAGTTTAATGCAAGCATACTGCCATTGACAGTTGCATAATTAACACCAAATGTTCCACCGGTACCAAAATTTTTTTCAAAACGATATTTTGTAGTTGCTTCAATATCCTTGGCAGCCATTTTTTCTTTATATTTATTCTCAAACCATTGGTCAGCAACATTTCTGTCCCTGAAATCTTCATCTATATATGTTCCCCCATAAATAACTGCGGCAATATTATGCTGTTGCAACATTTTACTGCCAAATCCGCCTCTTCCTGCCCAGGTATCAACAGAACTTAGTTTCCTGCCTTCAATGGGAACTGAGCAGATAGCCCCAAAGTCTGTTACTTCTGAGGCAGGTCCTGTCACCAGTATTCGAGGATCATTTTCATAATGACAGCCATATTGCTTGTATGTATATTCCATTAAACTATAAATACCACCCTCGTCTCTTTCCCAGATAGAGTATAAATCAAGAGGAAAAACATCAACTTTAATCTCTTCTCCATGACTACGGTTTAAAAATAAAACAGAAGGAGTTCTTGCACTGCCAACTATTGACAGGGTGTTTATCCCTAAATTATCAAATACAAGCCCGGCTCCTCCCATTGAAGAAATATAAAAACCACCCCAGCATGGGGAAAACCCACTGAAAAACAGACGATTTGAACCGGGGAAAATTGAACCAGCCAGTAACCCGGTACCAATATTCAGACTGTTATATTTTCCCGCCAGATGTAATCCTAAATCAGTAGGACCAAAAAATTCACCTACTGGAAAACGGTCTACCCGGTAAAACCTTGTACTTACATCAACCAGTAGCACTTTTTGGAAAAACTCTTTTTCATTTTTCAACAAAATACACCCCTTATCCTTTCTCTTGCTGCTCCTGTACTTCTTTTAATGATTTAATCAATCTTTCATCTAACAAGTCTTGTACTAATTTTTTTAAAACATTATCTCCACTGAACAGTGATAAAAAGCCAAATTTAGAAATTAAGCTTCCCTCTTTTTTTGAATCTTCCCTCTTCTCTTTGCTGTACTTTTTAACAATACAGTCAATTAATTCA
The sequence above is drawn from the Atribacterota bacterium genome and encodes:
- a CDS encoding aldehyde ferredoxin oxidoreductase N-terminal domain-containing protein is translated as MKNEKEFFQKVLLVDVSTRFYRVDRFPVGEFFGPTDLGLHLAGKYNSLNIGTGLLAGSIFPGSNRLFFSGFSPCWGGFYISSMGGAGLVFDNLGINTLSIVGSARTPSVLFLNRSHGEEIKVDVFPLDLYSIWERDEGGIYSLMEYTYKQYGCHYENDPRILVTGPASEVTDFGAICSVPIEGRKLSSVDTWAGRGGFGSKMLQQHNIAAVIYGGTYIDEDFRDRNVADQWFENKYKEKMAAKDIEATTKYRFEKNFGTGGTFGVNYATVNGSMLALNYRSIYMQEEERIDIHKKYILNHYLKQFNEETIQKKLQKTCGEPCAAVCKKMRDVYKKDYEPYQALGPLCGIFDQRAAEKLVRQADCYGFDAIAIGGILSWLMDCLDSDLIEPSDLGIKDKPVFTMKNFSVETDSMHNADLGIVLLNKIIKQENYLDLSHGARELAKELSRFKDKRIINHFVFNSFAGKGWMVPNQYWTPGVLSPMAIMGKYYMFYGDSFIPPRELGRINAKRLEQELILDTFGICRFHRQWAEEMAPEIIGSLFDMHDLFLEKVHKTACHINSRNSSIFWESERNIDFIYTFLKRKQVTGGEKSKELDSWIKCFEENSKTAALNFWYEIHKGITESLHYMEC